A DNA window from Meiothermus cerbereus DSM 11376 contains the following coding sequences:
- a CDS encoding DegT/DnrJ/EryC1/StrS family aminotransferase, which yields MLKEPFSTMPFAPWPYFEPDEIEAAVKVLQSGKVNYWTGQEGRLFEREFADYVGTKHAIALHNGTVALELALYAMGVGEGDEVVTTPRTFIASASAVVMRGARPIMADIDRDSGLITAESIERVITPRTKAIIVVHLAGWPADMDAIMELARKHNLWVIEDCAQAHGARYKGRSVGSIGHAGAWSFCQDKILTTGGEGGMLTLNDDELWNKAWSFKDHGKSYDAVYNRQHPPGFRWLHEDFGTNWRMLEVQSAIGRVILRKLDGWVEKRRANAHYLSERFRQIPALRVPEVPAHLYHAYYKYYVYVRPEMLKPGWNRDRIMQAVSEMGIPCMSGSCSEIYLEKAFARRGWQPAERLPVAKELGETSLMFLVHPTLGPAHMQAAADAVERVMEQASI from the coding sequence ATGCTAAAAGAACCGTTCAGCACCATGCCTTTTGCTCCATGGCCATACTTTGAACCCGACGAGATTGAGGCTGCTGTAAAGGTGCTTCAGTCCGGCAAGGTGAACTACTGGACAGGCCAGGAGGGCCGCCTCTTCGAGCGCGAGTTTGCCGATTATGTAGGCACCAAGCACGCCATTGCCCTGCACAACGGCACGGTGGCGCTCGAGCTGGCCCTCTACGCTATGGGGGTGGGGGAGGGCGACGAGGTCGTTACCACCCCGCGCACCTTTATTGCCTCGGCCAGCGCGGTGGTGATGCGGGGGGCCCGGCCCATCATGGCCGATATTGATCGCGACAGCGGCCTGATTACCGCCGAGAGCATCGAGCGGGTCATCACCCCTCGAACCAAGGCCATCATTGTGGTACACCTGGCCGGCTGGCCGGCGGATATGGACGCCATTATGGAGCTGGCCCGCAAGCACAACCTGTGGGTTATCGAAGACTGCGCCCAGGCCCACGGGGCCAGGTACAAAGGCCGCAGCGTGGGTTCGATTGGCCATGCCGGGGCCTGGTCTTTTTGCCAGGACAAAATCCTCACCACCGGCGGTGAGGGGGGTATGCTTACCCTCAACGACGACGAACTATGGAATAAAGCCTGGAGCTTTAAAGACCATGGCAAGAGCTACGACGCGGTTTATAACCGCCAGCACCCGCCGGGGTTCCGCTGGCTGCACGAGGACTTCGGCACCAACTGGCGGATGCTCGAGGTGCAGTCGGCCATTGGCCGGGTGATCCTGCGCAAGCTGGACGGCTGGGTGGAAAAGCGCCGGGCAAACGCCCACTACCTGAGCGAGCGTTTCCGCCAGATTCCGGCCCTGCGGGTGCCCGAGGTGCCCGCCCACCTGTACCACGCCTACTACAAGTACTACGTGTACGTGCGCCCCGAGATGCTCAAGCCCGGCTGGAACCGCGACCGCATCATGCAGGCCGTGAGCGAGATGGGCATCCCCTGCATGAGCGGTAGTTGCAGCGAGATTTACCTCGAGAAAGCCTTTGCCCGGCGGGGCTGGCAGCCTGCCGAACGGTTGCCGGTAGCCAAGGAGCTGGGCGAAACCTCGCTGATGTTCCTGGTGCACCCCACCCTTGGCCCGGCCCATATGCAGGCTGCCGCCGATGCCGTCGAACGGGTGATGGAACAAGCTTCAATCTAA
- a CDS encoding SBBP repeat-containing protein, producing MTHRWLLLLLTALFLAACGGGGAPTINSIEVTPDTASKRVGQTQQFTAVAKDASGNTIPDVTFTWSSNDPSVATVNNNGLATAVAEGTATITASAGGKSGTATLNVTPIPTFTVGVEVRYLNGSGLVLALGTQIKAISANGSFTFDTPVQDGTYTVSVQTQPTDPDQNCTVSPSSVTVSGANVTNLVVECRPYTKWLASAEMDKGNAITTDASGNVIVAGLSKDELGNRVGPLALAFPDVVVAKYAPNGTRLWVKQFTVGDPNTSPNVESQAKGVATDAAGNIYVVGNAYVAASGAFKGFVLKLDPDGNRIASIKLDETSPAENGLNAVVVEGTSLYLGGYTAGVVKTGVTNAGLDDAALYKYNLDLTPTSEPDWPVQFGSLGNDRITAIGVDSAGNVYAAGFASGALPGQTALRDTDAFVVKYNSSGTQQWVRQFGTPFGDSANALAVVDSDVYVTGYVAGPYETGFPYNGGTDLFVTKFAADGSEGWKKQFSPADNPADPVKINPYGIAADASGNVYIVGDVNTSVDGSQTHNGGQDIFILQFLASGTMGWARQQGSAQDEIALAVTLRGSDLYLTGWSKGALDGYTNAGQEDIFVLKYDTSGSKK from the coding sequence ATGACCCATCGCTGGTTACTACTACTTTTAACTGCCCTGTTCCTTGCTGCGTGCGGAGGAGGAGGGGCGCCCACCATTAACTCCATCGAGGTGACCCCTGACACGGCCAGCAAGCGGGTGGGCCAGACCCAGCAGTTTACCGCGGTGGCCAAGGACGCCAGCGGCAACACCATCCCCGACGTGACCTTTACCTGGAGCTCGAACGACCCCAGCGTGGCCACGGTGAACAACAACGGCCTGGCCACTGCGGTGGCGGAGGGTACGGCCACCATCACCGCCAGCGCGGGGGGCAAGAGCGGCACTGCCACCCTGAACGTGACACCCATCCCCACCTTTACCGTGGGCGTTGAGGTGCGCTACCTGAACGGCAGCGGCCTGGTGCTGGCCCTGGGCACCCAGATCAAGGCCATCAGCGCCAACGGCAGCTTTACCTTCGACACCCCCGTGCAGGACGGCACCTACACCGTTAGCGTGCAGACCCAGCCCACCGACCCGGACCAGAACTGCACCGTCTCCCCCAGCAGCGTAACCGTGAGCGGGGCCAACGTGACCAACCTGGTGGTGGAGTGCAGACCCTACACCAAGTGGCTGGCCTCTGCCGAGATGGACAAAGGCAACGCCATCACCACCGACGCCAGCGGCAACGTGATTGTGGCAGGCCTGTCTAAAGACGAGCTGGGCAATAGGGTTGGTCCGCTGGCCCTGGCCTTCCCGGACGTGGTGGTGGCCAAGTATGCCCCCAACGGCACCCGGCTGTGGGTCAAGCAGTTCACCGTGGGCGACCCCAACACCTCGCCCAACGTGGAGTCGCAGGCCAAAGGGGTGGCCACCGATGCGGCTGGCAACATCTACGTGGTGGGCAATGCGTATGTTGCGGCCAGCGGGGCCTTCAAGGGCTTTGTGCTGAAGCTCGATCCGGATGGCAACAGAATTGCCTCCATAAAGCTCGATGAGACCAGCCCTGCTGAAAACGGCCTGAACGCGGTGGTGGTAGAGGGGACCAGCCTCTACCTGGGCGGCTATACTGCCGGAGTTGTAAAAACTGGTGTAACCAATGCGGGCCTGGATGACGCTGCCTTGTACAAGTACAACCTTGACCTTACCCCCACCTCTGAACCCGATTGGCCCGTCCAATTTGGTTCCCTCGGCAACGACCGAATTACAGCCATCGGTGTGGATTCGGCGGGAAATGTCTATGCCGCTGGCTTTGCCAGTGGAGCACTGCCGGGCCAGACGGCGCTGCGCGATACCGACGCCTTTGTGGTCAAGTACAACAGCAGCGGAACGCAGCAGTGGGTGCGCCAATTCGGCACCCCATTTGGCGATTCCGCCAACGCCCTGGCAGTGGTGGACTCGGACGTGTACGTGACGGGTTACGTGGCTGGGCCATATGAGACGGGCTTCCCCTACAACGGCGGCACCGACCTGTTCGTGACCAAGTTTGCTGCGGATGGCAGCGAGGGCTGGAAGAAGCAGTTTAGCCCAGCTGACAACCCAGCTGACCCCGTCAAGATTAACCCCTACGGCATCGCCGCCGATGCCTCGGGCAACGTCTACATTGTGGGGGATGTCAACACCTCGGTGGACGGCTCCCAGACCCACAATGGGGGCCAAGACATCTTCATCCTGCAGTTCCTGGCCAGCGGCACCATGGGCTGGGCCCGCCAGCAGGGTAGTGCCCAGGACGAGATTGCCCTGGCCGTTACCCTGCGCGGCAGCGACCTCTACCTGACCGGCTGGAGCAAGGGCGCCCTGGATGGCTATACCAACGCTGGCCAGGAGGATATCTTCGTGCTGAAGTACGATACCTCCGGCAGCAAGAAGTAG
- a CDS encoding glycosyltransferase → MRLLLLSPDFPSEVNPSACIFVQTQALELQRLGAQVDVYAPIPMVLPGMARLKPAWQAYAQIPTHYQVEGLKVARLRYLAFPGENLWGWPHHLKALGLRPYQGRNYDLIHAHFAHPEGTLGLWLQRRWKKPLVITLHGDDANTYPYQSPRYMRYFKRALAQADLILAVSEAIRQKAQPLTSRPVITHRVGLRLPPRHLRPDKQALRAELGLPPDKFVLLFVGTLWKYKGVGELAQALHQLDDETLLAVFIGEGPMREQLVSTSRTAIRCLGQQPNPVVRAHMAAADALILPSYREGLPTVVVEAGAAGLPVIASTQGGIPELISQETGFPLEEISPEAILQALAQLRSNPTQAQERAERLQAHVYQHYDASQNARTLLSYYQRLIEGQPVTSARDVV, encoded by the coding sequence ATGCGCCTGCTGCTCCTAAGCCCTGACTTCCCTTCCGAAGTCAACCCATCGGCGTGCATTTTTGTGCAGACCCAGGCCCTCGAGCTGCAGCGCCTGGGGGCACAGGTCGATGTGTATGCCCCCATCCCTATGGTGCTGCCCGGAATGGCCCGGCTCAAACCAGCCTGGCAAGCCTATGCCCAGATTCCCACCCATTACCAGGTGGAAGGCCTAAAGGTAGCCCGCCTGCGCTACCTAGCCTTTCCGGGCGAGAACCTTTGGGGCTGGCCGCACCACCTCAAAGCCCTCGGGCTGCGGCCCTACCAGGGGCGCAACTACGACCTAATTCACGCCCACTTTGCCCACCCGGAGGGCACTTTAGGGCTTTGGCTGCAGCGTCGCTGGAAAAAGCCCCTGGTGATTACGCTGCACGGCGATGATGCCAACACCTACCCTTACCAGAGCCCCCGTTACATGCGCTACTTCAAGCGGGCCCTGGCCCAGGCCGACCTGATCCTGGCGGTGAGCGAGGCCATTCGTCAGAAAGCCCAACCCCTCACCAGCCGCCCGGTGATTACCCACCGGGTGGGGCTAAGGCTGCCCCCACGCCACCTCAGGCCCGACAAGCAGGCTTTGCGGGCCGAGCTGGGTCTGCCCCCTGACAAGTTCGTGCTGTTGTTTGTGGGAACCCTCTGGAAGTACAAGGGCGTGGGGGAACTGGCCCAGGCCCTGCACCAGCTCGACGATGAAACGCTGCTGGCGGTGTTTATCGGTGAGGGGCCCATGCGCGAGCAACTGGTGAGCACCTCGCGTACTGCTATTCGCTGCTTGGGTCAGCAACCCAACCCGGTGGTTCGGGCGCACATGGCCGCTGCCGATGCGCTGATACTGCCTTCCTACCGCGAAGGGCTGCCCACGGTGGTGGTCGAGGCCGGGGCAGCGGGTCTGCCGGTTATCGCCAGCACCCAGGGGGGCATACCTGAACTCATCAGCCAGGAGACCGGCTTTCCCCTCGAGGAAATCAGCCCTGAGGCCATCCTGCAAGCCCTGGCCCAGCTTCGCAGTAACCCCACACAGGCCCAGGAACGTGCCGAAAGGTTGCAGGCGCACGTCTACCAGCATTACGACGCCAGCCAGAACGCCAGAACCCTGTTAAGCTACTACCAGCGCCTCATCGAAGGCCAGCCAGTCACCTCAGCCAGGGATGTTGTTTAG
- a CDS encoding O-antigen ligase family protein → MRLVAPLTAALLFPLWSWLAFPQILLYLYTFSLPLEGVFAVEGVFTLSKALMGLFLLSLVFQIRRPKIAWFPALVLTWRMIPRLRISVLAVALMLWLFLSYFWSVEPSATWDKIQAWAQQLVGALAIAFFIMARPRTIQPVLFSYSLGAGIAAVQGIANYLQNPLSRTTFAGAADAADFAAVVLLGSLVAVGLWLTTKSPWMRWYSIFCFAVCTLAVVLSGTRSAWVAIVVTLALVILPRLGWQRFLTLGLASGLVGLALFQLPAVNQFLTSRITSAAEDGGAGRTAIWTVGWQIAQQNLIFGHGLGTFTVLFGQGVAAESDLESIDTYYITDGRGAHNIYLELVSEVGLIGLGIFLAWMWVLLQVSLRQSVHPDLILILKACLLAYLIQGAFLGILERKYLWLTIALLHGLAMMVRGNIYAPAAPKP, encoded by the coding sequence ATGAGGTTGGTTGCGCCGCTGACGGCGGCTTTGCTGTTTCCCCTGTGGTCCTGGCTGGCTTTCCCACAAATTTTGCTGTACCTGTATACCTTTAGCCTGCCGCTCGAGGGGGTATTTGCTGTGGAAGGGGTGTTTACCCTATCCAAGGCGCTTATGGGCCTGTTTTTGCTTTCTCTGGTTTTCCAAATACGACGCCCGAAAATCGCCTGGTTTCCAGCCCTGGTGCTTACCTGGCGGATGATTCCGCGGCTGCGGATTTCTGTGCTGGCCGTGGCCCTAATGCTCTGGCTTTTTCTGAGCTACTTTTGGTCGGTAGAACCGTCGGCAACCTGGGACAAGATCCAGGCCTGGGCGCAGCAACTGGTGGGAGCCCTGGCTATAGCCTTTTTCATCATGGCGCGGCCCAGAACCATCCAACCCGTTTTGTTTTCCTACTCGCTGGGGGCTGGTATCGCTGCAGTTCAGGGTATCGCCAACTACCTGCAAAATCCTTTGAGCCGTACCACCTTTGCCGGGGCAGCCGACGCGGCCGATTTTGCGGCGGTGGTCTTGCTGGGTTCTTTGGTGGCGGTGGGCTTGTGGCTGACCACAAAAAGCCCCTGGATGCGCTGGTATAGCATATTCTGCTTTGCAGTCTGTACCCTGGCGGTGGTGCTTTCCGGCACCCGCAGCGCCTGGGTAGCCATTGTGGTTACGCTGGCCTTGGTGATTCTGCCGCGTCTGGGCTGGCAGCGGTTTCTTACGCTGGGCCTGGCATCTGGGCTGGTGGGCCTGGCGCTGTTTCAGTTGCCAGCGGTCAACCAGTTTCTGACCTCCCGCATTACCTCTGCCGCCGAGGACGGGGGGGCCGGTCGGACGGCCATCTGGACGGTGGGTTGGCAGATCGCGCAACAAAACCTCATCTTTGGGCATGGCCTGGGAACCTTTACGGTTTTGTTTGGCCAGGGTGTCGCTGCTGAATCCGACCTCGAGTCCATCGATACCTACTACATCACGGATGGTCGGGGGGCGCACAACATCTACCTCGAGCTCGTTAGCGAGGTGGGTCTGATAGGGTTGGGCATTTTTCTGGCCTGGATGTGGGTCTTGCTTCAGGTGAGCTTGCGGCAATCGGTGCACCCCGACCTGATTCTGATTCTCAAGGCCTGCTTGCTGGCCTACTTAATCCAAGGGGCGTTTCTGGGCATTCTAGAACGCAAATACCTGTGGCTGACCATCGCGCTTTTGCACGGTCTGGCCATGATGGTTCGAGGTAACATTTATGCGCCTGCTGCTCCTAAGCCCTGA
- a CDS encoding lipopolysaccharide biosynthesis protein yields MTRIKGFFTQTSFMRSAALLASSTVLGQGLVILVQPLLTRIYKPEDFGWWALYGSILSLAAVVINLRYEQAIQLPKEEPEARRLLLIAVGVGLGLSLLIGAAFWFLRDNFSVWLGVPIPGWFAVLVGVGLACIALMQSGSMWALRLQRFGVLAQTKFQQGLWQALAQVGLGLLVKGPTGLLLGDVLGRLGGVQALLRLLPRSLEGVSWLSLRQTARRYRSFLVFGSSAALLTAASFHLPFIVLTAFFGTAAMGQFGLSYRITTIPVTLVAQSIGQVFFSRAAAARETPELARLTTQTATMLLAVGLPVFGALFVIAPQAFPLIFGSEWQEAGVYARLLAPYLLLSMVAQPLSTLLTVREWQRALLVFTILELALRMGAIYWGITTQQIYWAVFLFAASSALVAGMSLVLFFRAAGVRWADFWFGLRRFIWLNLPVLLLLWGLEHWMAGWALLGLAVFLGAVVLFLTAKELGKEGLR; encoded by the coding sequence ATGACCCGAATCAAAGGTTTTTTTACCCAGACGTCCTTTATGCGTAGCGCGGCCTTGCTGGCCAGCAGTACGGTATTGGGTCAGGGTTTGGTCATTCTGGTACAGCCCCTTCTGACACGCATCTATAAGCCAGAAGACTTTGGCTGGTGGGCTTTGTATGGCTCAATCCTTTCCCTGGCGGCGGTGGTAATCAACCTTCGCTACGAGCAGGCCATTCAGCTACCAAAGGAGGAACCGGAGGCCCGCAGGCTATTGCTGATTGCAGTGGGCGTGGGCCTGGGCCTGAGCCTGCTAATAGGTGCAGCCTTTTGGTTCCTTCGGGATAATTTTTCAGTTTGGCTGGGTGTTCCAATCCCCGGTTGGTTTGCGGTTCTGGTGGGTGTGGGGCTGGCTTGCATCGCCCTTATGCAGTCGGGCAGCATGTGGGCCTTGCGCTTGCAGCGCTTTGGTGTGCTGGCCCAAACCAAGTTTCAGCAAGGGCTCTGGCAGGCTCTGGCCCAGGTGGGCCTGGGGCTACTGGTTAAGGGGCCGACTGGGTTACTGTTGGGTGATGTGCTGGGGCGCCTGGGGGGTGTGCAGGCCTTGTTGCGCTTGCTGCCCCGCAGCCTCGAGGGTGTGAGCTGGCTTTCCTTGCGTCAGACGGCCCGTCGCTACCGGAGCTTTCTTGTGTTTGGTAGCAGCGCCGCCTTGCTGACCGCGGCCAGCTTCCACCTGCCGTTTATTGTGCTGACGGCCTTTTTTGGCACTGCGGCAATGGGACAGTTTGGCCTCAGCTACCGTATTACCACCATTCCCGTCACCCTGGTGGCCCAGTCCATTGGGCAGGTCTTTTTTTCCAGGGCCGCGGCAGCCCGCGAGACCCCCGAGCTGGCCCGGCTCACCACCCAGACCGCTACCATGCTGTTGGCGGTGGGGTTGCCTGTATTTGGGGCTTTGTTTGTGATAGCACCCCAGGCTTTTCCCCTAATTTTTGGCTCCGAGTGGCAGGAAGCGGGGGTTTACGCCCGGCTGCTGGCGCCTTACTTACTGCTTTCTATGGTGGCGCAACCCCTGTCTACCTTGCTTACCGTGCGGGAGTGGCAGCGGGCCTTGCTGGTTTTCACCATTTTAGAGCTGGCCTTGCGCATGGGGGCTATTTACTGGGGCATAACCACCCAGCAGATCTACTGGGCGGTTTTTTTGTTCGCCGCCAGCAGCGCCCTGGTGGCTGGGATGTCGCTGGTGCTGTTCTTCCGGGCGGCGGGGGTGCGCTGGGCTGATTTTTGGTTCGGCTTACGCCGGTTTATCTGGCTCAACCTGCCTGTTTTGTTGCTGCTGTGGGGGCTTGAGCACTGGATGGCAGGCTGGGCTTTGCTGGGTCTGGCGGTTTTTCTGGGCGCAGTTGTTCTGTTTTTAACTGCCAAAGAGCTCGGGAAGGAAGGTTTGCGATGA